From a region of the Daphnia magna isolate NIES linkage group LG1, ASM2063170v1.1, whole genome shotgun sequence genome:
- the LOC116935145 gene encoding AMP deaminase 2 isoform X6, translating to MATNHDNLNGSHLNSHDDLQSLTSYRQESESPNFSQKSACFSYGGRSLLSPVLGPEDGFQELSSANRTNRATPNEISAPYEVPQFPIEEIERKLAIQRQLSLRFPHELAPHLAASHEPKIETNSSQAVASNVTTVEQDYTPLFQRVSITGDEDTGGVPYEDLLDASELLIQALTLRREYCRPAEHSFPSTTARFLHTNEQNDVAHVETIHEEKKTVEEGGGQAAIHFGLEVPSLQYRLAEKPGIKDHPIHPPPHILSSHNDGEIPPPANYVIKAFNGVFQIYEDEEAAENGECLSFSYPVFKKYIDDVHRMCNMISNGPLKSFCYRRLTYLSAKYQLHVLLNEMQELALQKCVPHRDFYNIRKVDTHIHAASCMNQKHLLRFIKKKIRDSGNEVVCLNKKGQELTLNQVFEEMKLSAYDLTVDMLDVHADRNTFHRFDKFNAKYNPIGESRLREVFLKTDNYVGGKYFAEIIKEVAADLEESKYQNAELRLSVYGKSADEWEKLAKWAHNFQVYSDNIRWLVQMPRLYDVYRSNKLITNFQQLIDNLFLPLFEATNNPEAHPELHCFLKQLVGFDSVDDESKPEHPVFDREVPTPEQWTDEENPPYAYYVYYVYANMCVLNQFRKSRGMNTFVFRPHCGEAGPVQHLICGFLLAENISHGLLLRKVPVLQYLYYLCQIGIAMSPLSNNSLFLNYHRNPLPEFLARGMCISLSTDDPLQFHFTKEPLMEEYSIAAQVWKLSPCDMCELAHNSVRMSGYPHKVKQHWLGPNYTREGVPGNDIFRTNVPDIRVAYRYETLVSELNSIFKTVSLSEHKEHAIEKNSETPLVAKTPVASDSATAEQK from the exons ATGGCGACTAATCATGACAACCTGAACGGTTCGCACTTGAATAGCCACGACGATTTACAAAGTCTTACATCTTATCGCCAAG AAAGCGAAAGCCCGAACTTCAGCCAGAAGAGTGCGTGCTTCTCGTATGGCGGTCGAAGTTTGTTGTCACCCGTCTTGGGTCCGGAAGACGGCTTTCAGGAGCTATCATCGGCCAATCGGACCAACCGGGCAACTCCTAACGAGATTTCTGCTCCCTATGAAGTCCCACAATTCCCTATAGAAGAAATTGAACGGAAATTAGCCATCCAGAGACAGCTGAGTCTCAG ATTCCCGCACGAATTGGCGCCACATTTAGCAGCATCCCATGAACCAAAGATTGAAACCAATTCGTCTCAGGCGGTCGCTTCAAATGTAACCACTGTCGAACAGGATTACACGCCACTCTTCCAACGAGTCTCTATTACAGGGGACGAGGATACAGGAGGC GTGCCTTATGAAGATTTGCTGGATGCGTCTGAATTGCTGATTCAAGCGCTGACCCTCCGCAGAGAGTACTGTCGTCCGGCTGAACACTCCTTTCCGTCTACGACAGCCCGCTTCCTTCACACCAACGAACAGAATGACGTTGCCCATGTAGAAACTATTcacgaagaaaagaaaacggtcGAAG AAGGTGGAGGCCAGGCCGCAATTCACTTTGGTTTGGAGGTCCCCAGTTTGCAATACCGATTGGCTGAAAAGCCAGGTATCAAAG ATCACCCAATTCATCCTCCACCCCACATCTTGTCATCACACAACGACGGAGAAATTCCTCCGCCAGCCAACTACGTCATTAAGGCCTTCAACGGTGTCTTTCAAATTTACGAAGATGAAGAAGCTGCCGAAAATGGCGAATGTTTGAGTTTCTCCTACCCGGTATTTAAAAAGTACATTGACGACGTTCACAGGATGTGCAACATGATATCCAACGGACCATT aaaatctttctGCTATCGTCGGCTAACTTACCTCTCGGCCAAATACCAACTTCACGTCCTTCTCAACGAAATGCAAGAATTAGCTTTACAGAAGTGCGTTCCTCATCGAGATTTCTACAATATCCGTAAA GTGGATACCCACATTCACGCAGCGTCGTGTATGAATCAGAAGCATTTGCTGCGATTcatcaagaagaaaattagGGACAGCGGTAATGAGGTCGTTTGTTTGAACAAGAAAGGTCAGGAATTGACTCTGAATCAGGTGTTTGAGGAAATGAAACTCTCTGCCTACGATTTGACTGTGGACATGCTTGACGTGCATGCG gATCGCAACACTTTTCACAGGTTTGATAAATTCAATGCTAAATATAATCCAATTGGAGAAAGTCGTCTGCGCGAAGTATTCCTTAAAACTGATAATTATGTGGGAGGGAAATATTTTGCCGAAATTATTAAG GAAGTAGCCGCAGACTTGGAAGAAAGCAAGTATCAAAATGCAGAATTGCGACTGTCGGTGTACGGAAAATCTGCCGACGAGTGGGAGAAATTGGCCAAGTGGGCTCATAATTTCCAAGTATATTCAGACAACATCCGTTGGCTAGTCCAGATGCCGCGTTTATA TGATGTTTATCGTTCAAACAAACTGATAACCAACTTCCAGCAGTTAATCGACAACCTATTTCTACCCCTTTTTGAAGCGACTAACAATCCGGAAGCGCATCCCGAACTGCATTGTTTTCTCAAACAA TTGGTAGGTTTCGATTCCGTCGATGACGAAAGTAAGCCCGAACATCCAGTGTTCGACAGAGAGGTTCCTACGCCCGAACAGTGGACAGACGAAGAGAATCCACCCTATGCCTATTACGTCTACTACGTGTACGCCAACATGTGTGTTCTGAATCAGTTTCGAAA GTCGCGAGGAATGAACACTTTTGTCTTTCGACCTCACTGCGGTGAAGCCGGACCAGTTCAGCATTTGATTTGTGGGTTCCTTCTTGCTGAAAACATTTCCCATGGTTTGCTGCTAAGAAAG GTCCCAGTGTTGCAGTATCTGTACTACCTTTGTCAGATTGGGATAGCCATGTCTCCATTGAGCAACAATTCTCTTTTCCTAAATTATCATCGCAACCCGCTACCCGAATTTCTTGCCCGAGGAATGTGTATTTCTCTTTCGACTGATGATCCTCTTcagtttcattttaccaaG GAACCTCTTATGGAAGAATACAGCATTGCAGCCCAAGTGTGGAAACTGAGTCCGTGTGATATGTGCGAATTGGCCCACAATTCTGTTCGAATGAGCGGCTATCCTCATAAA GTCAAGCAACATTGGCTAGGTCCCAATTACACACGTGAAGGTGTGCCCGGTAACGACATATTCAGGACAAACGTCCCGGATATACGAGTGGCGTACCGCTATGAAACGTTGGTGTCGGAACTCAATAGCATTTTCAAAACTGTTTCACTGAGCGAACATAAAGAACACGCGATCGAGAAAAATAGCGAAACGCCACTTGTGGCAAAAACTCCAGTAGCCAGTGACTCTGCAACTGCAGAACAAAAGTAG
- the LOC116935145 gene encoding AMP deaminase 2 isoform X5: protein MSYRSLPIAIPQWRSSRSESESPNFSQKSACFSYGGRSLLSPVLGPEDGFQELSSANRTNRATPNEISAPYEVPQFPIEEIERKLAIQRQLSLRFPHELAPHLAASHEPKIETNSSQAVASNVTTVEQDYTPLFQRVSITGDEDTGGELWRSLLRVNLEVPYEDLLDASELLIQALTLRREYCRPAEHSFPSTTARFLHTNEQNDVAHVETIHEEKKTVEEGGGQAAIHFGLEVPSLQYRLAEKPGIKDHPIHPPPHILSSHNDGEIPPPANYVIKAFNGVFQIYEDEEAAENGECLSFSYPVFKKYIDDVHRMCNMISNGPLKSFCYRRLTYLSAKYQLHVLLNEMQELALQKCVPHRDFYNIRKVDTHIHAASCMNQKHLLRFIKKKIRDSGNEVVCLNKKGQELTLNQVFEEMKLSAYDLTVDMLDVHADRNTFHRFDKFNAKYNPIGESRLREVFLKTDNYVGGKYFAEIIKEVAADLEESKYQNAELRLSVYGKSADEWEKLAKWAHNFQVYSDNIRWLVQMPRLYDVYRSNKLITNFQQLIDNLFLPLFEATNNPEAHPELHCFLKQLVGFDSVDDESKPEHPVFDREVPTPEQWTDEENPPYAYYVYYVYANMCVLNQFRKSRGMNTFVFRPHCGEAGPVQHLICGFLLAENISHGLLLRKVPVLQYLYYLCQIGIAMSPLSNNSLFLNYHRNPLPEFLARGMCISLSTDDPLQFHFTKEPLMEEYSIAAQVWKLSPCDMCELAHNSVRMSGYPHKVKQHWLGPNYTREGVPGNDIFRTNVPDIRVAYRYETLVSELNSIFKTVSLSEHKEHAIEKNSETPLVAKTPVASDSATAEQK from the exons atgagttATCGATCGTTACCAATTGCTATACCCCAATGGCGCAGTAGCCGATCAG AAAGCGAAAGCCCGAACTTCAGCCAGAAGAGTGCGTGCTTCTCGTATGGCGGTCGAAGTTTGTTGTCACCCGTCTTGGGTCCGGAAGACGGCTTTCAGGAGCTATCATCGGCCAATCGGACCAACCGGGCAACTCCTAACGAGATTTCTGCTCCCTATGAAGTCCCACAATTCCCTATAGAAGAAATTGAACGGAAATTAGCCATCCAGAGACAGCTGAGTCTCAG ATTCCCGCACGAATTGGCGCCACATTTAGCAGCATCCCATGAACCAAAGATTGAAACCAATTCGTCTCAGGCGGTCGCTTCAAATGTAACCACTGTCGAACAGGATTACACGCCACTCTTCCAACGAGTCTCTATTACAGGGGACGAGGATACAGGAGGC GAATTGTGGCGTTCGCTGCTTAGAGTCAACTTGGAG GTGCCTTATGAAGATTTGCTGGATGCGTCTGAATTGCTGATTCAAGCGCTGACCCTCCGCAGAGAGTACTGTCGTCCGGCTGAACACTCCTTTCCGTCTACGACAGCCCGCTTCCTTCACACCAACGAACAGAATGACGTTGCCCATGTAGAAACTATTcacgaagaaaagaaaacggtcGAAG AAGGTGGAGGCCAGGCCGCAATTCACTTTGGTTTGGAGGTCCCCAGTTTGCAATACCGATTGGCTGAAAAGCCAGGTATCAAAG ATCACCCAATTCATCCTCCACCCCACATCTTGTCATCACACAACGACGGAGAAATTCCTCCGCCAGCCAACTACGTCATTAAGGCCTTCAACGGTGTCTTTCAAATTTACGAAGATGAAGAAGCTGCCGAAAATGGCGAATGTTTGAGTTTCTCCTACCCGGTATTTAAAAAGTACATTGACGACGTTCACAGGATGTGCAACATGATATCCAACGGACCATT aaaatctttctGCTATCGTCGGCTAACTTACCTCTCGGCCAAATACCAACTTCACGTCCTTCTCAACGAAATGCAAGAATTAGCTTTACAGAAGTGCGTTCCTCATCGAGATTTCTACAATATCCGTAAA GTGGATACCCACATTCACGCAGCGTCGTGTATGAATCAGAAGCATTTGCTGCGATTcatcaagaagaaaattagGGACAGCGGTAATGAGGTCGTTTGTTTGAACAAGAAAGGTCAGGAATTGACTCTGAATCAGGTGTTTGAGGAAATGAAACTCTCTGCCTACGATTTGACTGTGGACATGCTTGACGTGCATGCG gATCGCAACACTTTTCACAGGTTTGATAAATTCAATGCTAAATATAATCCAATTGGAGAAAGTCGTCTGCGCGAAGTATTCCTTAAAACTGATAATTATGTGGGAGGGAAATATTTTGCCGAAATTATTAAG GAAGTAGCCGCAGACTTGGAAGAAAGCAAGTATCAAAATGCAGAATTGCGACTGTCGGTGTACGGAAAATCTGCCGACGAGTGGGAGAAATTGGCCAAGTGGGCTCATAATTTCCAAGTATATTCAGACAACATCCGTTGGCTAGTCCAGATGCCGCGTTTATA TGATGTTTATCGTTCAAACAAACTGATAACCAACTTCCAGCAGTTAATCGACAACCTATTTCTACCCCTTTTTGAAGCGACTAACAATCCGGAAGCGCATCCCGAACTGCATTGTTTTCTCAAACAA TTGGTAGGTTTCGATTCCGTCGATGACGAAAGTAAGCCCGAACATCCAGTGTTCGACAGAGAGGTTCCTACGCCCGAACAGTGGACAGACGAAGAGAATCCACCCTATGCCTATTACGTCTACTACGTGTACGCCAACATGTGTGTTCTGAATCAGTTTCGAAA GTCGCGAGGAATGAACACTTTTGTCTTTCGACCTCACTGCGGTGAAGCCGGACCAGTTCAGCATTTGATTTGTGGGTTCCTTCTTGCTGAAAACATTTCCCATGGTTTGCTGCTAAGAAAG GTCCCAGTGTTGCAGTATCTGTACTACCTTTGTCAGATTGGGATAGCCATGTCTCCATTGAGCAACAATTCTCTTTTCCTAAATTATCATCGCAACCCGCTACCCGAATTTCTTGCCCGAGGAATGTGTATTTCTCTTTCGACTGATGATCCTCTTcagtttcattttaccaaG GAACCTCTTATGGAAGAATACAGCATTGCAGCCCAAGTGTGGAAACTGAGTCCGTGTGATATGTGCGAATTGGCCCACAATTCTGTTCGAATGAGCGGCTATCCTCATAAA GTCAAGCAACATTGGCTAGGTCCCAATTACACACGTGAAGGTGTGCCCGGTAACGACATATTCAGGACAAACGTCCCGGATATACGAGTGGCGTACCGCTATGAAACGTTGGTGTCGGAACTCAATAGCATTTTCAAAACTGTTTCACTGAGCGAACATAAAGAACACGCGATCGAGAAAAATAGCGAAACGCCACTTGTGGCAAAAACTCCAGTAGCCAGTGACTCTGCAACTGCAGAACAAAAGTAG
- the LOC116935145 gene encoding AMP deaminase 2 isoform X1: MATNHDNLNGSHLNSHDDLQSLTSYRQESESPNFSQKSACFSYGGRSLLSPVLGPEDGFQELSSANRTNRATPNEISAPYEVPQFPIEEIERKLAIQRQLSLRFPHELAPHLAASHEPKIETNSSQAVASNVTTVEQDYTPLFQRVSITGDEDTGGELWRSLLRVNLEVPYEDLLDASELLIQALTLRREYCRPAEHSFPSTTARFLHTNEQNDVAHVETIHEEKKTVEEGGGQAAIHFGLEVPSLQYRLAEKPGIKDHPIHPPPHILSSHNDGEIPPPANYVIKAFNGVFQIYEDEEAAENGECLSFSYPVFKKYIDDVHRMCNMISNGPLKSFCYRRLTYLSAKYQLHVLLNEMQELALQKCVPHRDFYNIRKVDTHIHAASCMNQKHLLRFIKKKIRDSGNEVVCLNKKGQELTLNQVFEEMKLSAYDLTVDMLDVHADRNTFHRFDKFNAKYNPIGESRLREVFLKTDNYVGGKYFAEIIKEVAADLEESKYQNAELRLSVYGKSADEWEKLAKWAHNFQVYSDNIRWLVQMPRLYDVYRSNKLITNFQQLIDNLFLPLFEATNNPEAHPELHCFLKQLVGFDSVDDESKPEHPVFDREVPTPEQWTDEENPPYAYYVYYVYANMCVLNQFRKSRGMNTFVFRPHCGEAGPVQHLICGFLLAENISHGLLLRKVPVLQYLYYLCQIGIAMSPLSNNSLFLNYHRNPLPEFLARGMCISLSTDDPLQFHFTKEPLMEEYSIAAQVWKLSPCDMCELAHNSVRMSGYPHKVKQHWLGPNYTREGVPGNDIFRTNVPDIRVAYRYETLVSELNSIFKTVSLSEHKEHAIEKNSETPLVAKTPVASDSATAEQK, encoded by the exons ATGGCGACTAATCATGACAACCTGAACGGTTCGCACTTGAATAGCCACGACGATTTACAAAGTCTTACATCTTATCGCCAAG AAAGCGAAAGCCCGAACTTCAGCCAGAAGAGTGCGTGCTTCTCGTATGGCGGTCGAAGTTTGTTGTCACCCGTCTTGGGTCCGGAAGACGGCTTTCAGGAGCTATCATCGGCCAATCGGACCAACCGGGCAACTCCTAACGAGATTTCTGCTCCCTATGAAGTCCCACAATTCCCTATAGAAGAAATTGAACGGAAATTAGCCATCCAGAGACAGCTGAGTCTCAG ATTCCCGCACGAATTGGCGCCACATTTAGCAGCATCCCATGAACCAAAGATTGAAACCAATTCGTCTCAGGCGGTCGCTTCAAATGTAACCACTGTCGAACAGGATTACACGCCACTCTTCCAACGAGTCTCTATTACAGGGGACGAGGATACAGGAGGC GAATTGTGGCGTTCGCTGCTTAGAGTCAACTTGGAG GTGCCTTATGAAGATTTGCTGGATGCGTCTGAATTGCTGATTCAAGCGCTGACCCTCCGCAGAGAGTACTGTCGTCCGGCTGAACACTCCTTTCCGTCTACGACAGCCCGCTTCCTTCACACCAACGAACAGAATGACGTTGCCCATGTAGAAACTATTcacgaagaaaagaaaacggtcGAAG AAGGTGGAGGCCAGGCCGCAATTCACTTTGGTTTGGAGGTCCCCAGTTTGCAATACCGATTGGCTGAAAAGCCAGGTATCAAAG ATCACCCAATTCATCCTCCACCCCACATCTTGTCATCACACAACGACGGAGAAATTCCTCCGCCAGCCAACTACGTCATTAAGGCCTTCAACGGTGTCTTTCAAATTTACGAAGATGAAGAAGCTGCCGAAAATGGCGAATGTTTGAGTTTCTCCTACCCGGTATTTAAAAAGTACATTGACGACGTTCACAGGATGTGCAACATGATATCCAACGGACCATT aaaatctttctGCTATCGTCGGCTAACTTACCTCTCGGCCAAATACCAACTTCACGTCCTTCTCAACGAAATGCAAGAATTAGCTTTACAGAAGTGCGTTCCTCATCGAGATTTCTACAATATCCGTAAA GTGGATACCCACATTCACGCAGCGTCGTGTATGAATCAGAAGCATTTGCTGCGATTcatcaagaagaaaattagGGACAGCGGTAATGAGGTCGTTTGTTTGAACAAGAAAGGTCAGGAATTGACTCTGAATCAGGTGTTTGAGGAAATGAAACTCTCTGCCTACGATTTGACTGTGGACATGCTTGACGTGCATGCG gATCGCAACACTTTTCACAGGTTTGATAAATTCAATGCTAAATATAATCCAATTGGAGAAAGTCGTCTGCGCGAAGTATTCCTTAAAACTGATAATTATGTGGGAGGGAAATATTTTGCCGAAATTATTAAG GAAGTAGCCGCAGACTTGGAAGAAAGCAAGTATCAAAATGCAGAATTGCGACTGTCGGTGTACGGAAAATCTGCCGACGAGTGGGAGAAATTGGCCAAGTGGGCTCATAATTTCCAAGTATATTCAGACAACATCCGTTGGCTAGTCCAGATGCCGCGTTTATA TGATGTTTATCGTTCAAACAAACTGATAACCAACTTCCAGCAGTTAATCGACAACCTATTTCTACCCCTTTTTGAAGCGACTAACAATCCGGAAGCGCATCCCGAACTGCATTGTTTTCTCAAACAA TTGGTAGGTTTCGATTCCGTCGATGACGAAAGTAAGCCCGAACATCCAGTGTTCGACAGAGAGGTTCCTACGCCCGAACAGTGGACAGACGAAGAGAATCCACCCTATGCCTATTACGTCTACTACGTGTACGCCAACATGTGTGTTCTGAATCAGTTTCGAAA GTCGCGAGGAATGAACACTTTTGTCTTTCGACCTCACTGCGGTGAAGCCGGACCAGTTCAGCATTTGATTTGTGGGTTCCTTCTTGCTGAAAACATTTCCCATGGTTTGCTGCTAAGAAAG GTCCCAGTGTTGCAGTATCTGTACTACCTTTGTCAGATTGGGATAGCCATGTCTCCATTGAGCAACAATTCTCTTTTCCTAAATTATCATCGCAACCCGCTACCCGAATTTCTTGCCCGAGGAATGTGTATTTCTCTTTCGACTGATGATCCTCTTcagtttcattttaccaaG GAACCTCTTATGGAAGAATACAGCATTGCAGCCCAAGTGTGGAAACTGAGTCCGTGTGATATGTGCGAATTGGCCCACAATTCTGTTCGAATGAGCGGCTATCCTCATAAA GTCAAGCAACATTGGCTAGGTCCCAATTACACACGTGAAGGTGTGCCCGGTAACGACATATTCAGGACAAACGTCCCGGATATACGAGTGGCGTACCGCTATGAAACGTTGGTGTCGGAACTCAATAGCATTTTCAAAACTGTTTCACTGAGCGAACATAAAGAACACGCGATCGAGAAAAATAGCGAAACGCCACTTGTGGCAAAAACTCCAGTAGCCAGTGACTCTGCAACTGCAGAACAAAAGTAG
- the LOC116935145 gene encoding AMP deaminase 2 isoform X7 encodes MATNHDNLNGSHLNSHDDLQSLTSYRQESESPNFSQKSACFSYGGRSLLSPVLGPEDGFQELSSANRTNRATPNEISAPYEVPQFPIEEIERKLAIQRQLSLRFPHELAPHLAASHEPKIETNSSQAVASNVTTVEQDYTPLFQRVSITGDEDTGGELWRSLLRVNLEVPYEDLLDASELLIQALTLRREYCRPAEHSFPSTTARFLHTNEQNDVAHVETIHEEKKTVEDHPIHPPPHILSSHNDGEIPPPANYVIKAFNGVFQIYEDEEAAENGECLSFSYPVFKKYIDDVHRMCNMISNGPLKSFCYRRLTYLSAKYQLHVLLNEMQELALQKCVPHRDFYNIRKVDTHIHAASCMNQKHLLRFIKKKIRDSGNEVVCLNKKGQELTLNQVFEEMKLSAYDLTVDMLDVHADRNTFHRFDKFNAKYNPIGESRLREVFLKTDNYVGGKYFAEIIKEVAADLEESKYQNAELRLSVYGKSADEWEKLAKWAHNFQVYSDNIRWLVQMPRLYDVYRSNKLITNFQQLIDNLFLPLFEATNNPEAHPELHCFLKQLVGFDSVDDESKPEHPVFDREVPTPEQWTDEENPPYAYYVYYVYANMCVLNQFRKSRGMNTFVFRPHCGEAGPVQHLICGFLLAENISHGLLLRKVPVLQYLYYLCQIGIAMSPLSNNSLFLNYHRNPLPEFLARGMCISLSTDDPLQFHFTKEPLMEEYSIAAQVWKLSPCDMCELAHNSVRMSGYPHKVKQHWLGPNYTREGVPGNDIFRTNVPDIRVAYRYETLVSELNSIFKTVSLSEHKEHAIEKNSETPLVAKTPVASDSATAEQK; translated from the exons ATGGCGACTAATCATGACAACCTGAACGGTTCGCACTTGAATAGCCACGACGATTTACAAAGTCTTACATCTTATCGCCAAG AAAGCGAAAGCCCGAACTTCAGCCAGAAGAGTGCGTGCTTCTCGTATGGCGGTCGAAGTTTGTTGTCACCCGTCTTGGGTCCGGAAGACGGCTTTCAGGAGCTATCATCGGCCAATCGGACCAACCGGGCAACTCCTAACGAGATTTCTGCTCCCTATGAAGTCCCACAATTCCCTATAGAAGAAATTGAACGGAAATTAGCCATCCAGAGACAGCTGAGTCTCAG ATTCCCGCACGAATTGGCGCCACATTTAGCAGCATCCCATGAACCAAAGATTGAAACCAATTCGTCTCAGGCGGTCGCTTCAAATGTAACCACTGTCGAACAGGATTACACGCCACTCTTCCAACGAGTCTCTATTACAGGGGACGAGGATACAGGAGGC GAATTGTGGCGTTCGCTGCTTAGAGTCAACTTGGAG GTGCCTTATGAAGATTTGCTGGATGCGTCTGAATTGCTGATTCAAGCGCTGACCCTCCGCAGAGAGTACTGTCGTCCGGCTGAACACTCCTTTCCGTCTACGACAGCCCGCTTCCTTCACACCAACGAACAGAATGACGTTGCCCATGTAGAAACTATTcacgaagaaaagaaaacggtcGAAG ATCACCCAATTCATCCTCCACCCCACATCTTGTCATCACACAACGACGGAGAAATTCCTCCGCCAGCCAACTACGTCATTAAGGCCTTCAACGGTGTCTTTCAAATTTACGAAGATGAAGAAGCTGCCGAAAATGGCGAATGTTTGAGTTTCTCCTACCCGGTATTTAAAAAGTACATTGACGACGTTCACAGGATGTGCAACATGATATCCAACGGACCATT aaaatctttctGCTATCGTCGGCTAACTTACCTCTCGGCCAAATACCAACTTCACGTCCTTCTCAACGAAATGCAAGAATTAGCTTTACAGAAGTGCGTTCCTCATCGAGATTTCTACAATATCCGTAAA GTGGATACCCACATTCACGCAGCGTCGTGTATGAATCAGAAGCATTTGCTGCGATTcatcaagaagaaaattagGGACAGCGGTAATGAGGTCGTTTGTTTGAACAAGAAAGGTCAGGAATTGACTCTGAATCAGGTGTTTGAGGAAATGAAACTCTCTGCCTACGATTTGACTGTGGACATGCTTGACGTGCATGCG gATCGCAACACTTTTCACAGGTTTGATAAATTCAATGCTAAATATAATCCAATTGGAGAAAGTCGTCTGCGCGAAGTATTCCTTAAAACTGATAATTATGTGGGAGGGAAATATTTTGCCGAAATTATTAAG GAAGTAGCCGCAGACTTGGAAGAAAGCAAGTATCAAAATGCAGAATTGCGACTGTCGGTGTACGGAAAATCTGCCGACGAGTGGGAGAAATTGGCCAAGTGGGCTCATAATTTCCAAGTATATTCAGACAACATCCGTTGGCTAGTCCAGATGCCGCGTTTATA TGATGTTTATCGTTCAAACAAACTGATAACCAACTTCCAGCAGTTAATCGACAACCTATTTCTACCCCTTTTTGAAGCGACTAACAATCCGGAAGCGCATCCCGAACTGCATTGTTTTCTCAAACAA TTGGTAGGTTTCGATTCCGTCGATGACGAAAGTAAGCCCGAACATCCAGTGTTCGACAGAGAGGTTCCTACGCCCGAACAGTGGACAGACGAAGAGAATCCACCCTATGCCTATTACGTCTACTACGTGTACGCCAACATGTGTGTTCTGAATCAGTTTCGAAA GTCGCGAGGAATGAACACTTTTGTCTTTCGACCTCACTGCGGTGAAGCCGGACCAGTTCAGCATTTGATTTGTGGGTTCCTTCTTGCTGAAAACATTTCCCATGGTTTGCTGCTAAGAAAG GTCCCAGTGTTGCAGTATCTGTACTACCTTTGTCAGATTGGGATAGCCATGTCTCCATTGAGCAACAATTCTCTTTTCCTAAATTATCATCGCAACCCGCTACCCGAATTTCTTGCCCGAGGAATGTGTATTTCTCTTTCGACTGATGATCCTCTTcagtttcattttaccaaG GAACCTCTTATGGAAGAATACAGCATTGCAGCCCAAGTGTGGAAACTGAGTCCGTGTGATATGTGCGAATTGGCCCACAATTCTGTTCGAATGAGCGGCTATCCTCATAAA GTCAAGCAACATTGGCTAGGTCCCAATTACACACGTGAAGGTGTGCCCGGTAACGACATATTCAGGACAAACGTCCCGGATATACGAGTGGCGTACCGCTATGAAACGTTGGTGTCGGAACTCAATAGCATTTTCAAAACTGTTTCACTGAGCGAACATAAAGAACACGCGATCGAGAAAAATAGCGAAACGCCACTTGTGGCAAAAACTCCAGTAGCCAGTGACTCTGCAACTGCAGAACAAAAGTAG